In Phyllostomus discolor isolate MPI-MPIP mPhyDis1 chromosome 2, mPhyDis1.pri.v3, whole genome shotgun sequence, the following are encoded in one genomic region:
- the LOC114490723 gene encoding LOW QUALITY PROTEIN: keratin, type II cytoskeletal 8-like (The sequence of the model RefSeq protein was modified relative to this genomic sequence to represent the inferred CDS: substituted 1 base at 1 genomic stop codon) has translation MTRSNMDNMFEVYINNLWRQLETLAQEKLRLEAEFGNMQGLVEVLKNKYKDELNKHTEMENEFVLIKKDVDEAYMNKVELESCLEGLTNEINFYRQLYDEEIHELQPQISNTSVVLSIDNSRSLDLDSIIAQVKAQYEEMANRSXAEAEAIYKIKYEELHTLAGKHRDDLHRRKTEISETNWNISRIQAEINGFKGQGASLEAAIKDVEQHGKLAIEDAQAKVAELEATLRAVKQDTAQQLHEYQELMNIKLALDMGIATYHTLLEGKESPMESGMQNMSIHTKTTSGYSGELSPAYGNFNYGLGFQASLGSGRSSGSFSCTSRRTSTSSSKMVVVKKTETRDGKLVSESSDVLSK, from the coding sequence ATGACTCGTAGTAACATGGACAATATGTTTGAGGTCTACATCAACAACCTTTGGCGGCAGCTGGAAACACTGGCCCAGGAGAAACTGAGACTGGAGGCAGAGTTTGGCAACATGCAGGGGTTGGTGGAGGTCTTGAAGAATAAGTATAAGGACGAGCTCAACAAGCACACAGAGATGGAGAATGAATTTGTCCTCATCAAGAAGGATGTGGATGAAGCTTACATGAACAAAGTAGAGCTGGAGTCCTGCCTGGAAGGGCTGACCAACGAGATCAACTTCTACAGGCAGCTGTATGACGAGGAGATTCATGAGCTGCAGCCCCAGATCTCCAACACATCTGTGGTGCTGTCCATAGACAACAGCCGCTCCCTGGACCTGGACAGCATCATCGCCCAGGTCAAGGCCCAGTATGAGGAGATGGCCAACCGTAGCTGAGCTGAGGCTGAGGCCATCTACAAGATCAAGTATGAGGAGCTGCATACATTGGCTGGGAAGCACAGGGATGACCTGCATCGCAGGAAAACAGAGATTTCTGAGACTAACTGGAACATCAGCAGAATCCAGGCTGAGATCAATGGCTTCAAAGGCCAGGGGGCTTCCCTGGAGGCTGCCATCAAGGATGTTGAGCAGCATGGCAAGCTGGCCATTGAGGATGCTCAGGCCAAGGTGGCTGAGCTGGAAGCCACTCTGAGAGCCGTCAAGCAGGACACAGCCCAGCAGCTGCATGAGTACCAGGAGCTCATGAACATCAAGCTGGCCCTGGACATGGGGATCGCCACCTACCACACGCTGCTAGAGGGCAAGGAGAGCCCAATGGAGTCTGGGATGCAGAACATGAGTATCCATACCAAGACCACCAGCGGCTACTCAGGTGAGCTGAGCCCAGCTTATGGGAACTTCAACTATGGCCTGGGCTTCCAGGCCAGTCTGGGTTCTGGCAGGAGCTCTGGCTCCTTCAGCTGCACCAGCAGGCGCACCAGTACCAGCTCGTCCAAGATGGTGGTTGTGAAGAAGACTGAGACCCGAGATGGGAAGCTGGTGTCTGAGTCATCTGATGTCCTGTCCAAGTGA